A stretch of DNA from Streptomyces gobiensis:
AGCATCAGCCGCTCCACCGTCATGGCACAGCCGATGACCGGGTCCGGCCAGGCGATGGTGGCCAGGAACTCATCCAGGGCGACACCGGCGGGCAGCTCATCCTGCTCCACCGGGGTCAGCGAGGTAGCCGCCGGGCCCTGCTCTTCCTTCTCATCGAGCTCATCGAGCCCGAGCTGACTGGCCAGCGCGGGCTCCTGTGTGCGTAGCTGTGCGGTGTCGACCAGGGCGAAAAGTCGTGCGGGCTGGTCCCAGCCGAGCCCGGCCGTGTACTCGTCGATCTCGAGTACGGCACGGGTGAGCGGGGAGGACGCGAGAGGTGTGCCGTCAATAGGGAGGTTGCTCATGCCTCATATCGTGCCTTCAATGACCCCGGAAACGGGAACTGAGTAAAGCTTGAGTAAGTTGACTCAGTGGGGCCTAGT
This window harbors:
- a CDS encoding PPA1309 family protein is translated as MSNLPIDGTPLASSPLTRAVLEIDEYTAGLGWDQPARLFALVDTAQLRTQEPALASQLGLDELDEKEEQGPAATSLTPVEQDELPAGVALDEFLATIAWPDPVIGCAMTVERLMLPPSAEASVPDDLDEAQLAKWVAEHPERQEVRLTVAVLRDGSRESAVRLREKDATTEVLTGSNLVPGLADALAATFVD